CAGTGTGCGTCACCGACAAAGCAAGAACACTTTGTACGGCTTCCGGGCCGGAAGGATCCGTCTCTACCCTCGATGGCAGTTCATTCCAGGCGAGAAGGTCTCCACGATCCCCCATCTCCCCCTGCTCGTTAGAGCAATCCCATCCGACTGGGATCCAGCCGACGTCGAAGGCTTCATGACAACGCCTCAGGATGACTTGCGGTCGACCGAGGACTCGGTCGACCCCAAGGAGTGGATGACGCCGATCGAGTGGCTGGCTGCCGCGAAGGACCCCGCACCCGTAGTGGGAATCCTCGAAGACGCCGACATCAGGTGAGCCCGTCGAGCGCGAAGGTCCCCGCAACGCCCCCGGCGTCGCTCACACTCGACGCCAGCGAGCACCTGAGAACATACGATGGGCTCCTCTGGCGGGTCTTCGCTACAAGGGGTGCTCATCCACAGGCGTGGGACGAGCTGCGGCACTTCGGGCCGGTCAGAACCATGCGCTTTGACCCGCATCCCGAGCCGCAGCAGCATCATGCCGATTATGGCGTGATGTACGTAGCCGCTGGATCTACAACAGCTCTCGGCGAGGTGTTTCAGAAGGGGCGGATTATCAACCGGCGCGCTCGTGGAAGTACCCTCGCGGCTTGGCGACCGACGCGGGAGCTTCGGTTGCTGGACCTCACCAGCAACTGGCCTGTGATCAACGGCACGACCTCTTCGATTCAGATGGGGCCCAAGCGATACACCCGGAACTGGGCGAATGCGATTCATGACCAGCTTGGGTCGAGCATCGACGGGCTCTACCATGTGTCATCGATCGACTTCGGCCCGATGGTGACACTGTTCTCGCCCGCCGAGGACTCGTTCCCCCAGCTGCCGTTGGTGCACACCCGCCTGGACTCATCCAGCGCGAACGTGTACCTCGCGAAAGCCGTGAAGAGACTCGGCTACCGCGTCAATAAGTAGGACCGCCTAGATGAGCAGGAGTCATTCGCTAAAGGCGAGACCGCGATTCTCGGTGTATCAGACGGCGTTCAATCCACCCGTACGCTCAGTGTTATGACAAAGCGTTCGACATTGCAGACTCTCGGCGGTGCCGTCGAAGGCTTCCGGGATTTCGCGGCGGCGATCAAGAGTGGAGTGCCCACGGTTCGACAGGGGTCGATGGCAGAGGAAGATCAAGCCCTCGCAGGAAACATCGTCATCCCTCACGCCATAGTCTCCGGGCTCGTCCTCACCGTTGCAGACCATGTATCCGCTTGGGCGGAGCTTGCCGCTAGCCCCGACGAGGACGTGTTGCTCCTCCACATGCAGGCTGACTACACGTTGTTCCGCCCGGTCTTGGAGGGGCTCGTGGAGGTCATCTGGATTCTTGACGGCACCGATTCCTCTACTAGAGTCCGCAGGGCACTCGAGATTGCTCGTATCGAGTACAGGCACGGGCTGAAGCTGACGAACGCTCTGCGCAAAGCGCGAACGCCGGATGACAAGACGGAACAGGGAATAGCAGCACTCGGGCGTTTTCTCAGGACCACGGCGACCAACCTCGGGTCTGATCCCAAGGACATTCTCAGCGCACCATTGATCGACCCCTCCTCGATCACAAGGAAGATAGCGAGTCGCGTTCCAGGCCCCACGCTGCAGACCTTCAACTATTGGGCAATTACTTCGGCTCACGCGCACGGGCAGTTCATCACCACTCTGCGCCACGCGATCGAGACGCCCCCATCTACACCTCAGATGGGCGGGGCTCTATACGAACCAGACGAGGAGTTGATTGCAAACCTCATCGAGTTCATTGGGGCGCTGCTCGAGATCGCAATCAAACTCCTCAACGAGCAGGGCTACGAACTTCGACGCTAGAGCTGTCGTTTCGGGGGATCGGGAAACGACGGGTCGAGGAGATGCACACCATCGAGATGCAGAAGTCTCGGAGGCGGACTGTCCGACCCCATCCGTATGATCGAAACAACCCGTCGCGGGTGCGGGATCGCGACGGAGTGGATCTTGCGCTTTACATCGGACTTAGTCCGATTACATCGCGATTCTGACAGTGGTTCAAAGATCTTCCCCTGCGATCCGGGGAACACGAGTCGAGACGGAGACGCAGCGCGGCACCCTGCGACCTCGCCGACCGCGCGGAGGGCGATCGAGTCGCAGGGGGCCACCGTGCGGCACTGGCGCGCTGCGCCCCACCGTCTTACTTCCGGGGCGGGTTGAGCGGCAGCCAGTCCTCGAGGCGCGTCTCGAAGATCTGCGCACCCTCGACCGGGACGAGGGTGCGTTCCTCGATCTGCGCGCCGTAGTAGGGCGCGCTGTCGTCGCGCACGACCCGGCGAGGATCCTTGCGGAACGCGAGCCCCCGGCGGATGAACTCGTCGAGGCCGAACGCCTCGGGTCCCGCGATCTCGATGTCACCCTGCGGCGATCCTGCGGCGGTGCGGGCCACGGCCGTGGCGACATCCTCCGCCGCGATGGGCTGCACCAGACCGCCGGGAAGGGTGACCGTGTCGCCGTCGGTCGAGATGTCGGCGATGCTGCCGATGAATTCGAAGAACTGCGTGGCGTGCACGAGCGAGTACCCGATGCCCGATTCACGGACCAGCTTCTCCTGCGCGACCTTGGCTGCGAAGTACGGGATGCTCTGCGGCCTGTTCGTACCGACGATCGTGAGTGCGACGTGGTGCTTCACTCCGGCTGCGGCCTCGGCGCGCAGGAGGGTGGTCGTCGACGTGGTGAAGAACTCCATCACGTCATCCGGGGCGAACGACGGCGAGTTCGACACGTCCACGACGGTGTGCGCACCGTCGAGCACCTCCGCGACCCCTTCGCCCGTGATCGTGTTGACGCCGGTGTTCGGCGATGCGGCGATGGCCTCGTGGCCGTGCGCGATCAGCTTCGAGACGACCTTGGACCCGATGAGCCCCGTGCCTCCGATGACGACGATCTTTGCCATTTCATGCCTTCCTCTCGAGGGCACAGGATGGTGCGCCCATCAGTGGTGACCGGACGGAGGCGCCGGATGTGACAGGAACGTTCGCCGAACTGTCACAGATCGTTCCCCAGCCCGGTCAGACATAGAGGACGGCACGCACGTACACCGATGCCGTCCAGAACGGAGCCAGCGGAGATGCGGATCCTCGAGGCGGATGGCAGAGTCGAGGCGGGCGGCAGGGTCGAAGGCGTCGCGCGATCTCCCGTGGGCGCAGATCGGATCGCCATGGCAGCGCCATCGGCGACCGACGACAATCGAGGAGTGCACACCGAACCGGATGACGCGCTGGCGACCTTCGACGCGCACCGACGACGCGTCTTCGGGATCGCGTACCGGATGCTGAGCACGGTCTCGGATGCCGAGGACATCGTCCAGGAGACCTGGCTCAGGTGGCAGAACACCGATCGTTCGACGGTCCAGGAACCCGCGGCCTTCCTCACCACGATCGCGACCAGGCTCTCGATCAATGTCCTGCAGTCCGCCCGCGCACGGCGCGAGACCTACATCGGCCCCTGGCTTCCCGAACCCGTGAACACGGAAGACGATCCGGCGCTCGGTGCAGAGCGTGCGGAGGCGCTGCAGTTCGCGATCCTGCTCACCCTCGAGAAGCTGACCCCCACCGAGAGGGCGGCGTACATCCTTCGCGAGGCGTTCGACTACCCCTATCCGCGGATCGCGGAGGTAGTCTCCGGCAGCCCCGCCGGCGCTCGCCAGCTGGTGAGCCGCGCTCGCGCTCACCTGTCATCCGCCCGCCAGCGGACCGTGGACCCGGCTGCACAGCGTCGCCTCCTCGACGCCTTCCTGACCGCGGCGCAGCAGGGAGATGTCGACGAGCTCGAATCGCTCTTCGCCGCCGACGTCGTGAGCTACACCGACGGCAACGGCGTGAAGCAGGCCGCACGGATCCCGGTGATCGGCCGCCGACGGGTCGCGACATTCGTCTCCGCGTTCGCGCACCACTTCTGGACGAACAAGGCCATCGACCGGGTCGAGATCAACGGGCAGCCCGCCGCGACCCTGACCGAAGACGGCGAGGTGACCACCGCCGTGACCGTGACCGCGTCGGCCGACGGCATCCTGCAACTCCTCTGGGTGATGAGCCCGGCGAAGCTGCACCATGTCGCTGCGCTCCGCGCACGGTGATGGCTGGTCATGAATCATTAACTAGTCTTGGTTTCTTCTCGCTTGGCTAGTAGATTGAGCCTCGATAGCAGGTCCGCTCCGCGGGCCTGGCACGGTGACAGAACATCGGCCCGCCCGTCCCCAGCGCGGCGGCCACCACACCGCAGGGCATGACGCTAGCCACGAGCCCTGTCCCGCCCCTCCGCCCGCGGTCCCAAACTTCGGCGGAGGGCCGGGAGCCTCCACCCTGACGGCCTCTCGATCCGGTATCCCTCCACGCGCGATGTCCATTCACGCGCATCCATTCACCTCCCAGAGGCGTAGGCTGGAAGCCTAGGACGGACCGTCCGAGAAGATCTCCCGGCACCGCGACCGTCCGGAAGAGGAGTCACTCGTGGCTCAGTACGACGTCTCGAACCGCTCGGCGATCGTGACGGGAGCAGGCAGCGGAATCGGACGCTCGACCGCTCTGCTGCTCGCCCAGAACGGCGCATCCGTCGTCGTCAACGACCTGAACGCGGACCACGCGAACGCGGTCGTCGACGAGATCCGCGCCGCCGGCGGCACCGCCGAGGCATCCGTCGGCGATGCGACCGACCGCGACTGGATCGCGAGCTCGATCGAAGTCGCCAACACGCTCGCGCCGCTGCGCATCGGCGTGAACAACGCCGGCATCGGTGGAGCGTCCGCCCCCACCGCCGAGTACGACGACGAGGCATGGGACAAGGTCATCGCGATCAACCTCAACGCCGTCTTCCGCAATATGAAGGCGCAGATCCCCTCGATCCTCGCGAACGGCGGCGGATCCGTCGTCAACATCGCCTCGATCCTCGGCAGCGTCGGGTTCGCGAACTCCCCGGCATACGTCACCGCCAAGCACGGCGTCGTCGGCATGACGAAGTCTGCGGCGCTGGAGTACTCCGCCCAGGGCGTGCGCGTGAACTCCGTCGGCCCCGGCTTCATCGACACCCCGCTGCTGGCCACCATGGGCGACGAGGCGAAGGACTTCCTCGTGAGCAAGCACCCGATCGGCCGCCTCGGCCAGGCCGACGAGGTCGCGAACCTCATCGCCTTCCTCGCCAGCGACGCGGCGAGCTTCATCACCGGCAGCTACCACTTGGTCGACGGCGGTTACACCGCCCTCTGAGGTTCGACCGGGTTCGGTGCGCGCGTCCTCCGCTCACACTGCCGAATTCAGGACGACAGCGCGAGTGCAGGATGAAATCGATGATTGCGTCCTGCATCCGTGCTGAGGTCCTGCATTCGCGACGGGTTCGGAGACGGATGCCGGCGCGCGTCCCGGCGCGTCCCTGGTGCGTCCCCGGTGCGTCCCCGCGAGCGACCCTCCGCTCACGCTGCCGAAATCAGGACAACAGCGCGAGCGCAGGACGGAACCTCCGATTCCGTCCTGAATTCGCGCTGAAGTCCTGCATTCGCGCCGGCTTCGAAGACGGAGGCATCGCAGCCCGCCGGCACCAGCCCCCCGGCATCACCCCCGCGGGCGTCGCTTCTCGAGCACGCCGGCGAGCAGCACGGCAACCACTGCCGCCGCGGGCGCCACGATCAGCCCCGCCTGCAGGCTCTGGGTGTCGGCGATGAACCCGACGAATGGCGGCGACAACAGGAATCCGAGCCGCAGCAGCCACGACACGATCGTGAGTCCCGCCCCGCGACGGAGGCCAGGCAGCTCGTCCGCAGCGTGCATGGCCGCCGGGATCAGAGTGGCGATACCGAAGCCCACCGCCGCGAATCCGGCGATCGTTCCCGGGACGCTGGGGAAGACCAGAGCGAGCGTCATTCCGACCGCGGCGATCAGACCGCCCACGCGCGCGACGGCGCGCTGACCGAAGCGGTCGGTCAGCGGGTCACCCAGCATCCGTCCGATGAACTGCGCCCCGACGAGTGCGATGAAGCCGAGCGGGGCGACCACGGCCGGCGCATCGAGCGACTCGGCCAGGTACAGCGTGGCCCAGGAGTTGCCCGCGTCCTCGGCGATGGCTCCCGCCATGGCGATCAGCGTGAGGGCGATGAGCATCATCACGATGCGCGGGCTCAGACCCCGACGCACCGCGGTCTGGATCTCGGCCGGCTCGGCCGTAGCCTCGGCGTCCTCGTCCTCGTCGAGCCCGGGAAGGCAGAACCACAGCGCGGTGAACGCCACCGCCGCAAAGACCGCCGTCGAGATGCCGAGGTGCACGCCGAGCGGCAGCTGGAGGGCGATCGCCGCGGCGGCCATACCCCCGCCGAGCACGGCGCCGATCGACCAGATCGCGTGGAAGGAGTTGATGATCGAGCGCCCGTAGCGGCGCTGCACCCGCAGACCGTGGGCGTTCTGGGCGACGTCGGTGATGGCATCCGACGCTCCACCCAGCAGCAGTGCCACCGCGAAGAGGATGCCGGAGGGAGCGACCGCCGCCGCGAGCAGTCCGAGTCCCGTGGCGATCGTGCCGATGACCGCGATGCGCGCCGAGCCGAACCGGCGGATGAGCACGGCGGCGAGAAGGCCCGCCGCGATGGCACCCGCGGGGAAGGCCGCGATCGCGAGACCGTAGCCGGCGTTGTCGAGTCCGAGCGCTGCCTTGATCTCGGGATACCGCGGCAGGATGTTCGCGAACAGGGCGCCGTTCGTGAGGAACAGCGCCGAGACGGCGATGCGCGCACGGCGTGACGCCCGGTCGGGAGTCACGGATCGAATCGATTCGACAGCAGTCATGGCAACGATGCTACAGGTCAGCGCGAAGCATCCCGCAACTCCGGCGTCAGCTCAGCGACTGCTCGAGTCAGCTCAGCAGCGGCTCGGTATCGGCCGCCGGGGCTCCGGCCACCAGAGCGACCGCAGCCTTCGCCTCATCGAGCTGCTCGAACCGTCCGATGACCTCCGATGTCGGCCCGAAGGCCGTGAACCCTTCGACGATGTTCCCGGTGATCGACCCGAGGTACTGCTGACCGTCGTTGCCGACGTGGAAGCCGGGTTCGACCTCGACCCACAGGCCACGAGCCCGGGATGCCGCCGTGATCCGCGTGCCCGCAGGCGCCTTGGCCGCTTTCCTGATTCGCGCAGACATCGTCACGCACTCATCGCGTGCAGCCGCCGAGATCCCCCGAGGGCTGGGGCGAACTCACCGCGGGTGAGGTCGAGGCCTCCCGCCGAGTTTGCCGCGTTCATCATCGACACCACCAGCGCGCGGTCGATCGCGACTTCTTCCTCCATCACGAAGCGCAGCGGGATGGACGCGTGCACCCACAGCGTCTCGGCGACGCCGTCGCCGATCGCAAGCGTGAGCGGGAAGGACTCGTTGCGTCGCAGCTTCGTGACGATCACGAGCCGCAGGTGGCTCAGCAGTTCGTCGTCGACTTCGATCGGTGCTGCGGTGTTGCCGTATGTCAGGTAACCCATGATCTCTCCCTCACCCTGAAGACTGGTCTGAGAAATAGATTACTAGGTTACCTAGTAAAACGACAGTCGACCGTCACGGAAGGTCGCTGATCTCCTCCGTCAGCCTGCGCAGGAAGCGCGCGACAGCCTCGGTCTGCTCGGGCGTGAACTCGCTCGCGATCGATTGGATTCGCTGCGTGAGTTCGTCGGCGGGCTGGTGCAGATCGCGCA
This genomic interval from Microbacterium hydrocarbonoxydans contains the following:
- a CDS encoding SDR family NAD(P)-dependent oxidoreductase, which encodes MAQYDVSNRSAIVTGAGSGIGRSTALLLAQNGASVVVNDLNADHANAVVDEIRAAGGTAEASVGDATDRDWIASSIEVANTLAPLRIGVNNAGIGGASAPTAEYDDEAWDKVIAINLNAVFRNMKAQIPSILANGGGSVVNIASILGSVGFANSPAYVTAKHGVVGMTKSAALEYSAQGVRVNSVGPGFIDTPLLATMGDEAKDFLVSKHPIGRLGQADEVANLIAFLASDAASFITGSYHLVDGGYTAL
- a CDS encoding SDR family oxidoreductase, which gives rise to MAKIVVIGGTGLIGSKVVSKLIAHGHEAIAASPNTGVNTITGEGVAEVLDGAHTVVDVSNSPSFAPDDVMEFFTTSTTTLLRAEAAAGVKHHVALTIVGTNRPQSIPYFAAKVAQEKLVRESGIGYSLVHATQFFEFIGSIADISTDGDTVTLPGGLVQPIAAEDVATAVARTAAGSPQGDIEIAGPEAFGLDEFIRRGLAFRKDPRRVVRDDSAPYYGAQIEERTLVPVEGAQIFETRLEDWLPLNPPRK
- a CDS encoding MFS transporter, with amino-acid sequence MTAVESIRSVTPDRASRRARIAVSALFLTNGALFANILPRYPEIKAALGLDNAGYGLAIAAFPAGAIAAGLLAAVLIRRFGSARIAVIGTIATGLGLLAAAVAPSGILFAVALLLGGASDAITDVAQNAHGLRVQRRYGRSIINSFHAIWSIGAVLGGGMAAAAIALQLPLGVHLGISTAVFAAVAFTALWFCLPGLDEDEDAEATAEPAEIQTAVRRGLSPRIVMMLIALTLIAMAGAIAEDAGNSWATLYLAESLDAPAVVAPLGFIALVGAQFIGRMLGDPLTDRFGQRAVARVGGLIAAVGMTLALVFPSVPGTIAGFAAVGFGIATLIPAAMHAADELPGLRRGAGLTIVSWLLRLGFLLSPPFVGFIADTQSLQAGLIVAPAAAVVAVLLAGVLEKRRPRG
- a CDS encoding RES domain-containing protein, whose amino-acid sequence is MSPSSAKVPATPPASLTLDASEHLRTYDGLLWRVFATRGAHPQAWDELRHFGPVRTMRFDPHPEPQQHHADYGVMYVAAGSTTALGEVFQKGRIINRRARGSTLAAWRPTRELRLLDLTSNWPVINGTTSSIQMGPKRYTRNWANAIHDQLGSSIDGLYHVSSIDFGPMVTLFSPAEDSFPQLPLVHTRLDSSSANVYLAKAVKRLGYRVNK
- a CDS encoding RNA polymerase sigma-70 factor, whose product is MAAPSATDDNRGVHTEPDDALATFDAHRRRVFGIAYRMLSTVSDAEDIVQETWLRWQNTDRSTVQEPAAFLTTIATRLSINVLQSARARRETYIGPWLPEPVNTEDDPALGAERAEALQFAILLTLEKLTPTERAAYILREAFDYPYPRIAEVVSGSPAGARQLVSRARAHLSSARQRTVDPAAQRRLLDAFLTAAQQGDVDELESLFAADVVSYTDGNGVKQAARIPVIGRRRVATFVSAFAHHFWTNKAIDRVEINGQPAATLTEDGEVTTAVTVTASADGILQLLWVMSPAKLHHVAALRAR